A DNA window from Haloactinospora alba contains the following coding sequences:
- a CDS encoding acetolactate synthase: protein MSTPTSGHGGTHAVAAARRHGVDTMFTLSGGHIFPLYDGAVAAESSVRLVDVRHEQTAVFGAEGIGKLTRSAGMATVTAGPGVTNAVSAVATANFSGSPLLLLGGRAPDDRWGQGLLQELDQPPILAPVTKQARTVHRTGEIGPAVDEACALANSAHRGPVFLDLPMDRLYEQAEADPHAAHGRESDRSPDPGAVSHIAHLIGQARRPLLVYGSDVWMDGAETTARETAEELGIPVITNGQGRGVLPPGHPLLATRARGRAFGQADLVIVVGTPLDFRLGHGLFGGADGADPAKVVHIADSPGQLATHLTLAGSVSGDLSAVLRGLGDTAKPARDVEAWRADLRAAVTAATADDAALLASDADPIHPARVHGELNRLLDDDAVVIGDGGDFVSYAGKYIEPRRPGNWLDPGPFGCLGTGMGYAMAARLSRPSAQVVTLLGDGAAGFSLMDVDTLVRHNLPVVMVCGNNGIWGLEKAPMRMLYGYDVAADLAPHTRYDEIVRTLGGGGELVTRPAEIAPALRRAFDSGVPYLVNIATDPDDVYPRKTMGV from the coding sequence TCCCCCTGTACGACGGCGCCGTGGCGGCCGAGTCCTCCGTTCGGCTGGTGGACGTGCGCCACGAGCAGACCGCCGTGTTCGGGGCCGAGGGGATCGGGAAACTCACCCGCAGCGCCGGCATGGCCACCGTCACGGCGGGACCGGGAGTCACCAACGCGGTCAGCGCGGTCGCCACCGCCAACTTCAGTGGCTCCCCCCTGCTGCTCCTCGGTGGCAGGGCCCCCGACGACCGGTGGGGCCAGGGACTGCTGCAGGAACTCGACCAGCCCCCGATCCTCGCGCCCGTCACCAAACAGGCCCGGACCGTGCACCGCACCGGGGAGATCGGCCCGGCCGTGGACGAGGCGTGCGCGCTGGCCAACAGCGCCCACCGCGGCCCCGTGTTCCTCGACCTGCCCATGGACCGCCTGTACGAGCAGGCCGAGGCCGATCCCCACGCGGCCCACGGCCGCGAGAGCGACCGCTCCCCCGACCCCGGGGCCGTCTCCCACATCGCCCACCTGATCGGGCAGGCTCGGCGCCCCCTGCTGGTCTACGGTTCGGACGTGTGGATGGACGGCGCCGAGACAACCGCGCGGGAAACCGCCGAGGAACTGGGCATCCCCGTCATCACCAACGGCCAGGGACGCGGCGTGCTGCCCCCCGGGCACCCCCTGCTCGCCACACGCGCGCGCGGCCGCGCCTTCGGCCAGGCCGACCTGGTGATCGTCGTGGGCACACCGTTGGACTTCCGGCTGGGGCACGGGCTGTTCGGAGGCGCCGACGGCGCCGATCCGGCGAAGGTCGTCCACATCGCCGACTCCCCGGGGCAGCTCGCCACCCACCTGACCCTGGCCGGGTCGGTCTCCGGCGACCTGTCCGCCGTGCTGCGCGGCCTGGGTGACACGGCCAAACCCGCACGGGACGTGGAGGCGTGGCGCGCGGACCTCCGTGCGGCCGTCACCGCCGCCACGGCCGACGACGCCGCGCTGCTCGCCAGCGACGCCGACCCGATCCACCCCGCGCGCGTCCACGGGGAACTCAACCGCCTGCTGGACGACGACGCGGTGGTGATCGGCGACGGCGGCGACTTCGTCTCGTACGCGGGCAAGTACATCGAGCCGCGGCGGCCCGGGAACTGGCTCGACCCGGGACCGTTCGGCTGCCTGGGCACCGGCATGGGCTACGCCATGGCCGCCCGGCTGTCACGGCCCTCGGCGCAGGTGGTGACGCTGCTGGGGGACGGCGCCGCGGGCTTCTCCCTGATGGACGTGGACACACTGGTACGGCACAACCTGCCGGTCGTCATGGTCTGCGGCAACAACGGCATCTGGGGACTGGAGAAGGCCCCCATGCGGATGCTGTACGGCTACGACGTCGCCGCCGACCTCGCGCCGCACACCCGTTACGACGAGATCGTCCGGACCCTCGGGGGCGGGGGCGAGCTCGTCACCCGCCCGGCGGAGATCGCTCCCGCACTGCGCCGGGCGTTCGACTCCGGCGTCCCCTACCTGGTCAACATCGCCACCGACCCGGATGACGTCTACCCCCGCAAGACCATGGGGGTCTGA